In the genome of Xanthocytophaga agilis, one region contains:
- a CDS encoding helix-turn-helix domain-containing protein, producing MITIRLLEETTDLSTPRRVMRYVLVYCSEGSIRMNVDEKNFILQAGDVITITSGQIHALQTNSYTKGYILEFTLDFFCKDDQDIELIFHNGLFCHFAMNEVIQVDRRITEMYLQAIQYELVRQPYQYFVSIHSYIKLMLVAINRAKVERGDEIWKPDALFLRFLEAVRNSFEHNYTVAQLAQQLGTTEIKLNELAKLHTGKTAQSVIYGLVTSEAKRLLTYEKLTIKEVAYKLGFNDPFYFSNFFKKQTQISPSQYKETYAL from the coding sequence ATGATTACTATACGGTTACTGGAGGAAACAACAGACTTAAGCACACCCAGACGTGTCATGCGGTATGTGCTGGTGTATTGCTCAGAAGGAAGCATCAGGATGAATGTCGATGAAAAAAATTTTATTCTGCAAGCTGGAGACGTGATTACTATTACCTCAGGACAAATTCATGCTCTGCAAACCAATTCTTATACGAAAGGATATATCCTCGAATTTACTCTCGACTTCTTTTGCAAGGATGATCAGGATATTGAGCTGATCTTTCATAATGGTCTTTTCTGTCACTTTGCGATGAATGAAGTAATCCAGGTGGATAGGCGTATAACAGAAATGTATCTTCAAGCTATTCAGTATGAACTGGTTCGACAACCATATCAGTATTTTGTATCAATCCATAGTTATATCAAACTCATGCTGGTTGCGATCAACCGTGCCAAGGTGGAACGGGGTGATGAAATTTGGAAACCTGACGCCTTATTTCTTCGCTTTCTGGAAGCTGTTCGGAATAGTTTTGAACACAACTATACAGTTGCACAACTAGCCCAACAACTGGGTACTACAGAAATAAAACTCAACGAACTGGCTAAGCTGCATACTGGTAAGACTGCTCAAAGTGTAATATATGGATTGGTAACTTCGGAAGCTAAACGCTTACTCACCTATGAGAAGCTGACAATAAAAGAAGTGGCTTATAAACTTGGCTTCAATGATCCGTTTTATTTCTCCAATTTCTTTAAAAAACAAACTCAAATTTCTCCCTCCCAGTACAAGGAAACATATGCTTTGTAA
- a CDS encoding DoxX family membrane protein: MNTYQNIAGFLVRIALASGFLSAVASRLSLWGTNSSGWSAFVTYTAKVNSFLPERLALFLAIISTIVEVVLGLLLLIGFKTRWAAFGAAVLSLLFALAMTYSYTIKEPLDYSVFAFSMGAFLLSTLPVYKWSIDSLFT; encoded by the coding sequence ATGAATACCTATCAGAATATAGCTGGTTTTTTAGTACGTATAGCATTGGCATCCGGATTTCTATCTGCTGTAGCTAGTCGCCTGAGTTTATGGGGTACAAATTCTTCTGGCTGGAGTGCCTTTGTAACTTATACCGCCAAGGTAAATTCTTTTTTACCCGAACGTCTTGCTCTCTTTCTGGCTATAATAAGTACCATAGTTGAAGTAGTTCTCGGCCTTTTGTTGCTGATAGGCTTTAAAACCCGTTGGGCAGCCTTCGGAGCCGCTGTGCTTTCCTTGTTGTTTGCTTTAGCCATGACATATTCCTATACCATCAAAGAGCCTTTAGACTATTCGGTTTTTGCTTTTAGTATGGGTGCTTTTTTGTTGAGCACATTGCCTGTGTACAAATGGAGTATAGATTCTTTATTCACCTAA